The following coding sequences are from one Clostridioides difficile ATCC 9689 = DSM 1296 window:
- a CDS encoding MarR family winged helix-turn-helix transcriptional regulator — protein MNSNSEEKLNDVFLQLMRIYFIRTHFYFDKLGLYHGQPQILFSLKMKDGQSQKELADKRKVKASTTTVMIKRMEKAGLVERKQDEKDQRVSRIFLTDKGLEICNKVEEFNKELEREFFLGFSEEEKIVLRRLLMQVRDNLKAGCHKHEDEKYF, from the coding sequence ATGAATAGCAATTCTGAAGAAAAATTAAATGATGTTTTCTTGCAATTAATGCGAATATATTTTATAAGAACTCATTTTTATTTTGATAAATTAGGCTTATATCATGGTCAACCCCAAATACTTTTTTCTTTAAAGATGAAAGATGGGCAAAGTCAAAAAGAATTAGCAGATAAAAGGAAAGTAAAAGCATCTACAACTACAGTTATGATAAAGAGGATGGAAAAAGCTGGACTTGTGGAAAGAAAACAAGATGAAAAGGACCAAAGAGTATCTAGGATTTTTTTGACAGACAAAGGTTTAGAAATATGTAATAAAGTTGAAGAATTTAACAAGGAATTGGAAAGAGAGTTTTTTTTAGGATTTAGTGAAGAAGAAAAAATAGTACTTAGAAGACTTCTAATGCAAGTACGAGATAATTTAAAAGCAGGATGTCATAAGCATGAAGATGAAAAATATTTTTAA
- a CDS encoding beta-class carbonic anhydrase: protein MRKLEEILEYNKSFVENKEYEQYVTSKHPNKKIVVLSCMDTRLTELLPKAMNLKNGDVKLIKNAGATIMHPFGSIMRSVLVAIYEFDVDEVMVVGHHGCGMCNVDTDKLLGKILDRGISNDVILTLRSAGIDTKQWLHGFDSAEESVKDSIDLIKGHPLIPDGIIVHGLIISPETGKLDVVVNGYEDK from the coding sequence ATGAGAAAACTTGAAGAGATATTAGAATATAATAAATCATTTGTAGAGAACAAAGAATATGAACAATATGTGACATCAAAACATCCAAATAAAAAAATAGTAGTCTTATCTTGTATGGATACAAGATTAACTGAGCTTTTGCCTAAGGCTATGAATTTGAAAAATGGAGATGTGAAACTAATAAAAAATGCAGGAGCTACTATAATGCATCCTTTTGGAAGTATTATGAGAAGTGTTTTAGTTGCAATTTACGAATTTGATGTAGATGAGGTTATGGTTGTAGGGCATCATGGATGTGGTATGTGTAATGTTGATACGGATAAGTTACTTGGTAAAATTTTAGATAGAGGAATATCTAATGATGTAATACTTACACTTCGTAGTGCTGGAATTGATACAAAACAATGGTTACATGGATTCGATTCTGCAGAAGAATCTGTAAAAGATAGTATTGATTTAATAAAAGGGCATCCTTTAATTCCAGATGGTATTATTGTACATGGTCTAATTATATCACCTGAAACTGGGAAGTTAGATGTTGTTGTAAATGGATATGAAGATAAGTAG
- a CDS encoding helix-turn-helix domain-containing protein, giving the protein MANIGKIIGDRIKVYRTKLGYSQEFLAEKAGLHPTYIGQIERAETNTSINIIMKIATALDIPLELLFANIITTEGVDNSVPLECYEMINKLTEKEQIAMLELIKCIIKYKEI; this is encoded by the coding sequence TTGGCAAATATAGGAAAAATAATAGGAGATAGAATAAAAGTCTATAGAACAAAATTGGGATATAGTCAAGAGTTTCTAGCAGAAAAGGCAGGTTTACATCCAACATATATTGGTCAGATTGAAAGAGCTGAGACAAATACATCTATCAATATTATAATGAAAATTGCTACTGCTTTAGACATACCACTTGAATTGTTATTTGCAAATATTATTACAACAGAAGGCGTTGATAACTCTGTACCTTTAGAATGTTATGAAATGATTAATAAATTAACTGAAAAAGAACAAATTGCAATGCTAGAGTTAATAAAGTGCATCATTAAATACAAAGAAATATAA
- a CDS encoding helix-turn-helix domain-containing protein: protein MNYIGKRLKEERKKANLTSKEFANMVGVSPWYITQIESGKKNPSLKTFIKFVNILNISADVLIKDITSTGKTYLENDINEELKDLNSRELNLISQIIDIIKKNKI, encoded by the coding sequence ATGAATTATATAGGTAAAAGACTTAAAGAAGAACGGAAAAAAGCAAATTTAACTTCAAAAGAATTTGCAAATATGGTTGGAGTATCGCCTTGGTATATAACTCAAATCGAAAGTGGTAAAAAGAATCCAAGTCTTAAAACATTCATAAAATTTGTAAATATATTAAATATTTCTGCAGATGTTCTTATAAAAGATATTACTTCCACTGGAAAAACATATTTAGAAAATGATATAAATGAAGAGTTAAAAGACTTAAATTCAAGAGAACTAAATCTGATATCACAGATTATAGACATCATAAAAAAGAATAAAATATAA
- the aroD gene encoding type I 3-dehydroquinate dehydratase, producing MKRKVQVKNITIGEGRPKICVPIIGKNKKDIIKEAKELKDACLDIIEWRVDFFENVENIKEVKEVLYELRSYIHDIPLLFTFRSVVEGGEKLISRDYYTTLNKEISNTGLVDLIDVELFMGDEVIDEVVNFAHKKEVKVIISNHDFNKTPKKEEIVSRLCRMQELGADLPKIAVMPQNEKDVLVLLEATNEMFKIYADRPIITMSMSGMGVISRLCGEIFGSALTFGAAKSVSAPGQISFKELNSVLNLLHKSIN from the coding sequence ATGAAAAGAAAAGTTCAAGTAAAAAATATTACTATTGGAGAAGGTAGACCTAAAATTTGTGTACCAATTATTGGGAAAAATAAAAAAGATATTATAAAAGAGGCTAAAGAGTTAAAAGATGCATGTTTGGATATTATAGAGTGGCGAGTTGATTTTTTTGAGAATGTAGAAAATATTAAAGAAGTTAAGGAAGTTCTCTATGAATTAAGAAGTTATATACATGATATCCCTTTATTATTCACATTTAGAAGTGTAGTAGAAGGGGGAGAAAAATTAATATCAAGAGATTATTATACTACTTTGAATAAAGAAATTTCTAATACAGGTTTAGTAGATTTAATAGATGTAGAGTTATTTATGGGAGATGAGGTCATAGATGAAGTAGTTAATTTTGCTCATAAAAAAGAAGTGAAAGTAATTATATCTAATCATGATTTTAATAAAACTCCAAAAAAAGAAGAGATTGTATCTCGTTTATGTAGAATGCAGGAATTGGGCGCAGATTTACCCAAAATAGCTGTTATGCCGCAAAATGAAAAAGATGTGTTAGTGCTACTTGAAGCTACAAATGAAATGTTTAAAATTTATGCAGATAGACCAATAATAACAATGTCAATGTCAGGAATGGGTGTTATAAGTAGATTGTGTGGTGAAATATTTGGTTCTGCATTGACTTTTGGAGCTGCAAAAAGTGTTTCAGCACCAGGGCAAATATCATTTAAAGAGTTAAATTCAGTACTTAATCTATTACATAAGAGTATTAATTAA